One part of the Chryseobacterium mulctrae genome encodes these proteins:
- a CDS encoding putative quinol monooxygenase, whose amino-acid sequence MEKFAVLARVEAKPGKENEVLEFLKSALPLAEGEPGTVRWYALQIGPSTFGIFDTFETTDARDAHLNGEIAKALMANASELLAKEPVLEMVDLLAVK is encoded by the coding sequence ATGGAAAAGTTTGCAGTATTAGCAAGAGTAGAAGCAAAACCAGGTAAAGAAAATGAAGTATTGGAATTCCTAAAGTCAGCCTTGCCGCTTGCGGAAGGTGAGCCAGGAACCGTAAGATGGTATGCTTTACAAATTGGCCCTTCTACTTTTGGTATATTCGATACGTTCGAAACTACAGATGCAAGAGATGCTCACTTGAATGGTGAGATTGCAAAGGCTTTAATGGCCAATGCTTCTGAATTACTTGCTAAAGAACCTGTACTTGAAATGGTAGATCTGCTAGCAGTAAAGTAA
- a CDS encoding copper resistance protein NlpE produces MNTFKFLTVAALTTIFVSCSDSKSTVDTANKEQTKTETQQNNDFSSGIYTATLPCADCMGIKTYITFQKDNKAVKSTSYLDSDGTSENEYGTWTKNDDIIEVSIPNSPKEYYLVKPNKTLVRLDADKKEVSGELAKNYIFKEVKAYTPAQLNGTYNTNVSGKGYNQILELKSENDSIYSVKISFTGAVKGCTFEGKGKLVNNQIDVDLKTINIDLKGTMTILFKDKTAEVFTSKFDDRLALNYFCGGGASLAGDYYKK; encoded by the coding sequence ATGAACACATTTAAATTTTTAACCGTAGCAGCACTAACCACCATTTTTGTTTCTTGCAGCGACAGTAAATCAACCGTTGACACTGCAAATAAAGAGCAGACAAAAACAGAGACACAGCAGAATAATGATTTTTCTTCAGGAATCTACACGGCAACATTGCCTTGTGCAGATTGTATGGGAATCAAAACTTATATTACCTTTCAAAAAGACAACAAAGCGGTTAAAAGTACATCGTATTTAGACAGCGACGGTACTTCTGAAAACGAGTATGGTACTTGGACAAAGAATGATGATATTATTGAAGTATCCATCCCAAATTCGCCCAAAGAATATTATCTGGTAAAACCCAACAAAACTTTGGTAAGATTGGATGCTGATAAGAAAGAAGTAAGCGGAGAATTAGCCAAAAATTATATTTTTAAAGAAGTAAAAGCTTATACGCCCGCTCAATTGAACGGTACCTATAACACCAACGTCAGTGGGAAAGGATACAACCAAATTCTGGAATTGAAATCTGAAAATGACAGTATTTATTCAGTGAAAATTTCATTTACCGGTGCTGTGAAAGGCTGTACTTTTGAAGGCAAAGGAAAGTTAGTGAACAATCAGATTGATGTTGATTTAAAAACCATCAATATAGATTTAAAAGGGACGATGACGATTTTATTTAAGGATAAAACAGCTGAAGTATTTACTTCGAAATTTGACGATAGATTGGCATTAAATTACTTTTGTGGCGGCGGTGCAAGTTTAGCCGGAGATTATTATAAAAAATAA
- a CDS encoding TolC family protein, whose product MKTIHKLLMSAVFSLPLTLYAQQAPTLQELISSALQNNETLNQQVLENKYTKLDDEKLNDVFLPKVEVTGKTGYMYTSAHISSPEIKVPAVPPVFPGAVVPEGQLSNTFNISGLSASAKAEASMVIYSGGKVKYLKEANREKNLSEEVMMQKTKDDVITEISKAYDQLSLVYESKKVLDQSKKRLEINKKTADKALGYGLITPYDHKKIELAQATLDSKMVEYAGKKDLLITQIHLLTGIERERIAMIEHGLQPINYDVLNETVENRAEVKALQHGINATDFKIKAEERWWVPKVQAQTSLSYFGLYNNHITTSDEIFPGTEKKLDLHPSAINVFPMFTAGIGFKWEVFDGNEGKHAIEKAKIDKEILESKQKDAIKKLNLNLANNQTNYNIANAQIKLKEKARQIAAKGLEQVEKEFRYGTKTSAALIDAETDLQNAELELQTAIFNQRVSAIELMKSTQNLNLENL is encoded by the coding sequence ATGAAAACTATACACAAACTCCTTATGAGCGCAGTTTTTTCGCTGCCGCTCACGCTCTATGCGCAGCAGGCACCTACGTTGCAGGAACTCATCAGCAGTGCGCTGCAGAATAATGAAACCCTGAACCAGCAGGTTTTAGAAAATAAGTATACAAAACTCGACGACGAAAAACTGAATGATGTGTTTCTCCCAAAAGTGGAGGTTACCGGGAAAACCGGTTATATGTACACTTCGGCGCATATCAGTTCACCGGAAATTAAAGTTCCGGCAGTTCCTCCGGTTTTTCCGGGAGCGGTGGTGCCTGAAGGACAACTGAGTAATACATTCAATATTTCCGGTCTTTCTGCCTCTGCAAAAGCCGAAGCCAGTATGGTGATTTATTCCGGCGGAAAGGTAAAATACCTGAAAGAAGCCAATCGCGAAAAAAATCTTTCGGAAGAAGTGATGATGCAGAAAACCAAGGACGACGTCATTACTGAAATTTCCAAAGCATACGACCAATTGTCGCTGGTCTATGAATCCAAAAAAGTTCTGGATCAGTCCAAAAAACGTTTGGAAATCAATAAAAAAACGGCCGACAAAGCCTTGGGTTACGGATTGATTACGCCTTACGACCACAAAAAAATAGAACTTGCACAGGCCACTTTGGATTCCAAAATGGTGGAATATGCAGGTAAAAAGGATCTTCTGATCACTCAGATCCATCTGTTGACCGGCATTGAAAGGGAGCGTATTGCCATGATTGAACACGGCCTTCAGCCGATAAACTACGATGTTCTGAACGAAACCGTAGAAAACAGGGCAGAAGTGAAAGCGCTTCAGCATGGTATTAACGCGACAGATTTTAAAATTAAAGCCGAAGAAAGATGGTGGGTTCCGAAAGTTCAGGCGCAGACTTCGCTGTCGTATTTCGGACTTTACAACAACCACATTACAACCTCGGATGAAATTTTTCCCGGCACAGAAAAAAAACTCGATTTGCATCCCAGTGCCATAAACGTATTTCCCATGTTTACCGCAGGGATTGGTTTTAAATGGGAGGTTTTCGACGGTAATGAAGGTAAACACGCCATTGAAAAAGCCAAAATAGACAAAGAAATTCTGGAGAGCAAACAGAAAGACGCAATTAAAAAATTGAACTTAAACCTCGCCAACAACCAAACCAATTACAACATCGCGAACGCACAAATAAAACTGAAAGAAAAGGCAAGACAGATCGCAGCAAAAGGTTTGGAACAGGTGGAAAAGGAATTCAGATACGGCACCAAAACTTCCGCCGCCCTTATCGACGCTGAAACAGATTTACAGAATGCCGAACTGGAATTGCAGACCGCGATTTTCAATCAGAGAGTTTCCGCTATTGAACTGATGAAATCTACCCAAAACCTTAATCTTGAAAATCTTTAA
- a CDS encoding HlyD family secretion protein has translation MKSTLKILSVLTLLTLVNCSEKPAERAIEGKTRKDLITFSPKVTGRILEIYVEEGQTVKAGDTLAKLDVPEVSAKIAQAKGATSAAKAQALMARNGATADQMRQLRAKQKGLQEQYQYAQKAYNRARNMYRDSLLSPQNYDEAFAKYQGAKAQLDAANAELHDVQIGTRYEKIEMAEGQANQAIGALQEANVAYSERYVIATNDMEIETVSLNKGELATAGFALFSGYIPDTTYFRFTVPESKISSYQKGKTVKMVVNYNQKEITGRIVSIKQLAKYADITTAFPDYNPEDAVYEIKVIPDNRAQLGNILVNANVVLK, from the coding sequence ATGAAATCTACATTAAAAATACTTTCTGTTCTTACCCTGTTAACTTTGGTCAATTGCAGCGAAAAGCCCGCAGAACGTGCCATTGAAGGTAAAACCAGAAAAGACCTTATTACTTTTTCACCAAAAGTAACCGGTAGAATACTGGAAATTTATGTGGAAGAGGGGCAAACCGTAAAAGCCGGGGATACGCTGGCAAAACTCGATGTGCCTGAAGTTTCTGCAAAAATCGCACAGGCAAAGGGGGCGACTTCCGCAGCCAAGGCACAGGCTCTAATGGCAAGAAACGGTGCTACCGCCGACCAAATGCGACAGTTGAGAGCCAAACAAAAAGGGCTTCAGGAGCAGTACCAGTATGCGCAGAAAGCGTACAATAGGGCAAGAAATATGTACCGCGACAGCCTGCTTTCGCCACAAAATTATGATGAAGCCTTTGCGAAATACCAAGGCGCTAAAGCACAGTTGGACGCTGCAAATGCCGAACTCCACGACGTTCAGATCGGTACGCGATACGAAAAAATAGAAATGGCGGAAGGACAGGCCAATCAGGCGATTGGCGCGCTGCAGGAAGCGAATGTGGCTTATTCTGAAAGGTACGTGATCGCTACAAACGATATGGAAATCGAAACAGTTTCTTTGAACAAAGGCGAACTCGCGACTGCCGGTTTTGCGCTTTTTTCAGGCTATATTCCGGACACGACTTATTTCAGATTCACCGTTCCGGAAAGTAAAATTTCATCTTATCAAAAAGGGAAAACCGTAAAAATGGTCGTAAATTACAACCAAAAAGAAATTACCGGGCGCATTGTTTCCATCAAACAATTGGCAAAATACGCCGATATTACGACGGCTTTTCCGGATTATAATCCTGAAGATGCGGTTTATGAGATTAAAGTAATTCCAGATAATCGAGCCCAATTGGGTAATATTCTGGTGAACGCCAATGTGGTTTTAAAATAA
- a CDS encoding ABC transporter permease has translation MKQLTCLLRREFRLFFTNKTMLSVFFMAPAFYALLIGFTYKKGKVENIPVILINHDKTPLSDQVTQMFEDNHTIKVLNYIDEPAPLKDEVIKTEAAAVVIIPERFEALMLQKKYPEITVYVNMSNVLTANFATKAIQQILGTFSAGAEIKGLQRKGMNAEIAKTQYEPFKANYITLFNTTSNYLIFMWPAMMAVVLQQVILMAMAVTFAEEFKRDSFKRDFAGKHKYAILVMAIKCLPVWVFANFNILFFYLCSLYFKIPSPVNVPNFFLLTAIFVVASTNLGVLFSILVPDALKATQYLMVIASPAFIVSGFTWPTSAMPQLVQYFNSIIPLTPYLEALKIMVVERGSDYLTQKYFIHLLILALVYFVLGWIALKIKINSLYKKYHISEDDESDDFDEITASENNLKENGSTPQEI, from the coding sequence ATGAAACAGTTAACATGTTTACTGAGAAGAGAATTTCGGCTCTTTTTTACCAACAAAACCATGCTTTCGGTGTTTTTTATGGCACCGGCATTCTACGCATTGCTCATTGGGTTCACGTATAAAAAAGGGAAGGTTGAAAATATTCCGGTGATCCTCATCAACCACGATAAAACACCGCTTTCCGACCAGGTAACCCAAATGTTTGAGGACAATCACACCATTAAAGTCCTGAATTATATCGATGAGCCGGCTCCCCTGAAAGATGAGGTCATTAAAACCGAAGCGGCTGCTGTTGTCATCATTCCGGAACGGTTTGAGGCGCTGATGCTTCAGAAAAAGTATCCTGAAATTACGGTTTACGTCAACATGTCCAATGTACTCACTGCCAATTTTGCTACGAAAGCGATTCAGCAGATCTTGGGAACATTTTCGGCAGGTGCAGAGATCAAGGGGCTGCAGAGAAAAGGCATGAATGCCGAAATTGCGAAAACCCAGTACGAACCGTTTAAAGCCAATTACATCACGCTGTTTAACACCACGAGTAATTACCTGATTTTTATGTGGCCCGCGATGATGGCGGTGGTACTGCAGCAGGTAATTTTGATGGCAATGGCCGTGACTTTTGCTGAGGAATTCAAGCGCGATAGTTTTAAACGTGATTTTGCCGGTAAACACAAATATGCGATTTTGGTGATGGCGATAAAATGCCTTCCGGTATGGGTTTTTGCTAATTTCAATATCCTCTTTTTCTACCTGTGCAGCCTTTATTTTAAAATTCCGTCACCGGTGAATGTACCCAACTTTTTTCTGCTAACCGCAATTTTCGTGGTGGCATCTACCAATTTGGGCGTGCTGTTCAGTATTCTGGTTCCTGACGCGCTGAAGGCGACACAATATCTGATGGTGATTGCTTCTCCGGCGTTCATCGTAAGTGGATTTACGTGGCCCACGTCGGCGATGCCTCAGTTGGTGCAGTATTTCAATTCCATTATTCCCCTGACGCCTTATCTCGAGGCATTAAAAATCATGGTTGTGGAGCGTGGTTCGGATTATTTAACCCAAAAATACTTCATCCATCTTTTGATCCTGGCGTTAGTGTATTTTGTATTAGGATGGATTGCGCTTAAAATTAAAATCAACTCACTCTACAAAAAATACCATATTTCAGAAGATGATGAAAGCGATGATTTTGATGAAATTACAGCATCAGAAAATAACCTCAAAGAAAACGGCTCAACACCGCAAGAAATATAA
- a CDS encoding oleate hydratase: protein MNTTENHRKVNHQPDASQTRLQNVPTDTMPFPDQIGNYQRNIGLPDGKFKDSKVYIVGSGIAGLSSAYYFIRDGQIPAGNITFLEKLQIEGGSLDGSGNAQTGYIIRGGREMDFTYENFWDMFQDIPALELPKPYSVLDEYRIVNDNDRNHSKARLIHNKGEVKDFSKFGLSKKDQWAVMKLLLAKKEELDDLTIEDWFSETFLESNFWWFWRTMFAFENWQSLLELKLYFHRFLHAIDGLNDLSSLVFPKYNQYDTFVVPLRKHLQELGVKIQFDTVVKDLDIEIAGDKKTVRNIITEQNGSEVNIAVRENDFVIVTTGSMTEDTRYGDNVTAPLVDFTKENSGKSKGWTVWNNLAKKSEVFGKPEKFNSDVSKSAWMSATLTCKPSAFVEKLKEYSVNDPYSGKTVTGGIISITDSNWVMSFTCNRQPHFPNQPDDVLVIWVYALLMDEKGNFVQKTMPECTGNEILAELAYHLGIENQLDNIIENTIVKTSYMPYITSMFLPRAKGDRPQVVPDGCVNLGLVGQFVETNNDVVFTMESSVRTARIAVYELLDSNKQVPDINPLQYDIRHLLKAANTLNDGKGFPGSGILNKVLKDTYFEHILPEISHDEADGFFAQQWDKLKSLFEHKQEGE from the coding sequence ATGAACACAACCGAAAATCACAGAAAAGTCAATCATCAACCCGATGCAAGCCAAACGCGCCTGCAGAATGTTCCCACCGACACAATGCCTTTTCCTGATCAGATTGGGAATTACCAAAGAAATATAGGACTTCCGGACGGCAAATTTAAAGACAGCAAAGTTTATATTGTAGGTAGCGGAATCGCCGGACTTTCATCTGCCTATTATTTCATTCGGGATGGCCAAATTCCTGCCGGAAATATTACTTTTTTGGAAAAACTCCAAATTGAAGGCGGTTCTTTGGACGGCTCCGGAAACGCACAAACCGGATACATTATTCGCGGCGGACGTGAAATGGATTTTACCTACGAAAATTTCTGGGATATGTTTCAGGATATTCCCGCTTTGGAACTTCCCAAGCCTTATTCCGTGCTCGATGAATACCGGATTGTAAACGACAACGACCGCAACCATTCCAAAGCAAGGCTCATTCACAACAAAGGCGAAGTAAAGGATTTCAGCAAATTCGGGCTTAGCAAAAAAGACCAGTGGGCGGTGATGAAACTTCTGCTCGCGAAAAAGGAAGAACTGGATGATTTAACCATAGAAGACTGGTTTTCCGAAACATTTTTAGAAAGTAATTTTTGGTGGTTTTGGCGCACCATGTTTGCTTTCGAAAACTGGCAGAGTTTACTGGAACTCAAACTGTACTTTCACCGTTTCCTGCACGCTATTGACGGTTTGAATGACCTTTCCTCGCTGGTTTTTCCAAAATACAATCAGTATGACACCTTCGTAGTTCCTTTACGGAAACATTTACAGGAACTGGGCGTCAAAATTCAGTTTGATACCGTGGTAAAAGACCTGGATATCGAAATCGCAGGCGATAAAAAAACTGTCAGAAATATTATTACCGAACAGAACGGTTCTGAAGTGAACATTGCAGTACGCGAAAATGATTTTGTGATCGTCACAACCGGCTCTATGACGGAAGACACACGCTACGGCGATAATGTTACGGCACCCTTGGTAGATTTTACCAAAGAAAATTCCGGAAAATCAAAAGGATGGACAGTTTGGAACAATCTGGCAAAAAAATCTGAAGTTTTTGGCAAACCTGAAAAATTCAATTCCGATGTTTCCAAATCGGCATGGATGTCGGCAACGCTTACCTGTAAACCGTCTGCTTTTGTAGAAAAACTGAAAGAGTATTCGGTGAACGATCCCTATTCCGGCAAAACCGTTACAGGAGGTATTATTTCGATTACCGACAGCAACTGGGTGATGAGTTTTACCTGCAACAGACAGCCTCATTTCCCGAATCAGCCGGATGATGTTTTGGTCATCTGGGTGTATGCTTTGCTGATGGACGAAAAAGGAAATTTCGTTCAGAAAACAATGCCGGAATGTACTGGAAACGAGATTTTGGCAGAGTTGGCCTATCATTTAGGAATTGAAAATCAACTGGATAATATCATAGAAAATACGATCGTGAAAACCTCTTACATGCCGTATATCACTTCCATGTTTTTACCGCGTGCAAAAGGTGACCGTCCACAGGTTGTTCCCGATGGCTGTGTGAATCTCGGATTGGTAGGACAGTTTGTGGAAACCAATAACGATGTAGTTTTTACAATGGAAAGTTCAGTAAGAACGGCAAGAATTGCGGTTTATGAACTTCTTGACAGTAACAAACAGGTCCCTGATATCAATCCGTTGCAATACGACATCCGTCATTTGTTAAAAGCCGCCAATACTTTGAACGACGGCAAAGGTTTTCCGGGCAGCGGAATTCTGAATAAAGTTTTGAAGGATACCTATTTCGAGCATATTCTGCCGGAAATTTCGCACGACGAAGCCGATGGTTTTTTCGCGCAGCAGTGGGACAAACTAAAAAGTCTCTTTGAGCATAAGCAAGAAGGGGAGTAA
- a CDS encoding 3-hydroxyacyl-CoA dehydrogenase, protein MTTIKKITVAGSGVLGSQIAFQSALHGYDVTIYDINGEAIEKSKKLIDTFLPRYKSDLQISSEKLEEAYQKLQFSINLHDAVSDADLLIEAIPESIGIKKEFYRNLSKIAPEKTIFATNTSTLLPSLLMDETGRPEKFLALHFANEIWKHNTAEIMGTEKTDPEVFATLVEFAKSIGMIALPLKKEQPGYILNTLLVPLLSSGITLYAKGVADIETIDKTWMLGTGSPIGPFGILDVVGLGTVYHIFKTEAERSGNEEKMKFVNVLKNQFIDAGKLGVSSGEGFYKYPNPTFQGKDFLK, encoded by the coding sequence ATGACAACAATAAAAAAAATTACCGTAGCCGGAAGCGGCGTTTTGGGTTCGCAAATTGCTTTCCAATCCGCACTGCACGGCTATGACGTGACCATTTACGACATCAATGGGGAAGCCATTGAAAAATCCAAAAAACTGATTGACACTTTTCTGCCCCGATACAAATCGGACCTGCAGATTTCATCCGAAAAACTGGAAGAAGCCTATCAAAAACTGCAGTTTTCAATCAACCTTCACGACGCGGTTTCCGATGCGGATCTGCTGATTGAAGCCATTCCGGAAAGTATCGGCATTAAAAAGGAATTTTACAGAAATTTATCCAAAATCGCCCCCGAAAAAACCATTTTTGCCACCAATACTTCCACGCTTTTGCCAAGTTTATTGATGGATGAAACCGGAAGGCCGGAAAAATTTCTCGCTTTGCATTTCGCCAACGAAATCTGGAAACACAACACGGCGGAAATTATGGGCACTGAAAAGACCGATCCCGAAGTATTTGCAACACTCGTGGAATTCGCCAAATCAATCGGAATGATTGCGCTGCCACTGAAAAAAGAACAGCCTGGCTATATTCTCAATACGCTTTTGGTGCCGCTGTTGAGTTCAGGAATCACTTTATATGCGAAAGGCGTTGCGGACATTGAAACCATCGACAAAACCTGGATGCTCGGAACCGGTTCGCCAATAGGACCGTTCGGTATTTTGGATGTGGTTGGTTTGGGAACGGTATACCACATTTTTAAAACCGAAGCGGAACGCTCAGGAAATGAGGAAAAAATGAAATTTGTCAACGTGCTGAAAAATCAGTTTATCGATGCCGGAAAACTTGGCGTTTCCAGCGGCGAAGGTTTTTATAAATATCCCAACCCGACTTTTCAGGGTAAAGACTTTTTGAAATAG
- a CDS encoding alpha/beta hydrolase produces the protein MKKNFLLLLIFLSGFFFSQEYKPDILGNGFEQKTLNFPNDYEGKVTATVIRKKAESPTHKTVLYIHGFNDYFFQAEMAEKFNEKGFDFYALDLRKYGRSYLPHQTFNNVRNLDEYNAEIDEALKIIAAENHNKILLAGHSTGGLITTRYMKYHTENPNIAGLWVNSPFYDFNMGFMAKKIGVPIISGLGKHYPDTKIGGGFSTLYGESLHKNFKGEWNYDLKLKPNANGKVNFGFIRAIHRAQRDIRNVELKVPVLMMHSEKSGYPKVWNEEVTTTDIILNVNDIHKNAENFKGNVTIVPVKGGIHDLVLSRKPVRIKVYDELFRWLQEIDF, from the coding sequence ATGAAAAAGAACTTTTTACTGCTGCTGATTTTCCTTTCGGGGTTTTTCTTCTCGCAGGAATATAAGCCGGATATTTTGGGAAACGGTTTTGAGCAGAAAACATTGAATTTTCCAAACGATTACGAAGGAAAAGTTACCGCAACAGTCATCCGTAAAAAAGCGGAAAGTCCCACCCATAAAACAGTGTTGTATATTCACGGGTTTAACGATTATTTTTTTCAGGCAGAAATGGCCGAAAAATTCAATGAAAAAGGGTTTGACTTTTATGCTTTGGATTTAAGAAAATATGGGCGTTCTTATTTGCCGCATCAAACTTTTAACAATGTCAGAAATCTGGACGAGTACAATGCCGAAATCGATGAGGCTTTAAAAATCATTGCTGCCGAAAATCATAACAAAATTCTGTTGGCAGGACACTCAACCGGCGGCTTGATTACGACACGGTATATGAAATATCATACTGAAAATCCGAACATTGCCGGACTTTGGGTGAACAGTCCGTTTTACGATTTCAATATGGGGTTTATGGCAAAAAAAATTGGGGTTCCCATCATCAGTGGTTTGGGAAAACATTATCCTGACACGAAAATTGGCGGTGGATTTTCCACGTTATACGGTGAAAGCCTGCATAAAAATTTCAAGGGCGAATGGAATTATGATTTAAAACTGAAACCCAATGCCAACGGGAAAGTGAATTTTGGCTTTATCCGCGCTATTCACCGTGCACAGAGAGACATCCGCAATGTAGAACTCAAGGTTCCGGTATTGATGATGCATTCTGAAAAATCGGGCTATCCCAAAGTCTGGAATGAGGAAGTAACGACCACCGATATCATCCTGAACGTGAATGATATTCATAAAAATGCTGAAAATTTTAAGGGGAATGTCACGATAGTTCCCGTAAAAGGCGGCATTCACGATTTGGTGCTTTCCAGAAAACCGGTGCGCATAAAAGTGTATGACGAACTTTTCAGGTGGTTACAAGAGATTGATTTTTAA
- a CDS encoding Crp/Fnr family transcriptional regulator, with protein MTFPEMLATYITIDDDIRSFLNTQTEKISVKKGTVISDQNTLNRKVYFVEKGLLRSFYFEKGKDITTNFYPENSILANKDTIFEKIPARHSIEAIEDSEVVFFLYSKMEELCETSLTIANFSRRVLGLLMSNMERRINSLQYMTAREKYIQLLEDNSDILLRAPLGMIASYLGISQETLSRIRSEV; from the coding sequence ATGACTTTTCCCGAAATGCTTGCCACCTACATCACCATCGACGATGATATCCGCAGTTTTCTGAACACCCAGACCGAAAAAATTTCTGTGAAAAAGGGTACCGTTATCAGCGATCAAAACACTTTAAACCGCAAGGTGTATTTTGTAGAAAAAGGACTTCTGCGCTCGTTTTATTTTGAAAAAGGAAAAGACATCACCACCAATTTTTATCCTGAAAACAGCATTCTGGCCAATAAAGACACCATTTTTGAGAAAATTCCGGCGCGGCATTCCATTGAAGCGATAGAAGACAGTGAAGTTGTCTTTTTCCTTTACTCGAAAATGGAAGAACTCTGCGAAACTTCGCTTACCATCGCCAATTTCAGTCGCCGTGTGTTGGGGCTACTGATGTCGAATATGGAAAGGCGCATCAATTCTTTGCAGTATATGACGGCAAGGGAAAAATATATTCAGCTTTTAGAAGATAATTCGGATATACTTTTGCGTGCTCCGCTTGGGATGATAGCTTCTTATCTTGGCATTTCTCAGGAAACTTTGAGTAGGATCAGAAGTGAGGTTTAG
- a CDS encoding GreA/GreB family elongation factor: protein MSRGFVKEGDQEEIPMIPPRADLPRGTVNFVTEVGYGQLLAERDQMIHERDNTSISDENENRIAVNLINAKLQLLLDRISSAKIVNLAKQPKNIVKFGAEVYFKVDSDPKTQHYQIVGVDEANVAEGKIAFTSPIAKTFMDRKVGDRVTLKLGKAEKQFEIVSIKY, encoded by the coding sequence ATGAGTAGGGGATTTGTGAAAGAGGGTGATCAGGAGGAAATTCCGATGATTCCGCCCCGTGCCGATTTACCGCGCGGTACGGTAAACTTCGTTACAGAGGTCGGATACGGTCAGTTACTCGCCGAACGTGACCAAATGATTCACGAGCGCGACAATACCTCGATTTCGGACGAGAATGAAAATCGCATTGCCGTAAATTTAATCAACGCGAAATTGCAATTGTTACTCGATCGAATTTCGTCTGCGAAAATTGTTAACCTTGCCAAACAACCCAAAAATATAGTGAAGTTCGGTGCTGAAGTGTACTTTAAAGTTGACTCCGATCCCAAAACCCAGCATTATCAAATCGTGGGTGTGGATGAGGCAAATGTTGCAGAAGGGAAAATAGCGTTTACCTCTCCTATTGCGAAAACCTTTATGGACAGAAAGGTCGGCGATCGCGTGACATTGAAATTGGGAAAAGCGGAAAAGCAGTTTGAAATTGTGTCGATAAAATACTAA
- a CDS encoding copper resistance protein NlpE, producing the protein MNTFKFLSLAALTTFFISCSDSKSTADDGNKEQTKTEAKQNNDFSTGIYTATLPCADCMGIENYITFQKDNKAVKSTSYLDSDGTSENEYGTWTKNDDIIELSIANSPTEYYLVKPNKTLVRLDADKKEVSGELAKNYIFKQIKAYTPAQLNGTYHSNTSEKGYNEILTLTSENDSIYSVKISFTGAAKGCTFEGKGKLVNNQIDVDLKTINKDLKGTITILFKENTAEVFTSKFEDRFALNYFCGGGASLAGDYHKK; encoded by the coding sequence ATGAACACATTTAAATTCTTATCCTTAGCAGCACTGACCACCTTTTTTATTTCTTGCAGCGACAGCAAATCGACCGCAGATGATGGCAATAAAGAGCAGACAAAAACAGAGGCAAAGCAAAATAATGATTTTTCGACAGGAATCTACACGGCAACATTGCCTTGCGCAGATTGTATGGGAATCGAAAACTATATTACCTTTCAAAAAGACAACAAAGCGGTTAAAAGCACCTCGTATTTAGACAGCGATGGTACTTCTGAGAACGAGTATGGTACCTGGACAAAGAATGATGATATTATTGAACTATCCATCGCAAATTCGCCCACAGAATATTATTTGGTAAAACCCAATAAAACCTTGGTAAGACTCGATGCTGATAAGAAAGAAGTAAGCGGAGAATTAGCCAAAAATTATATTTTTAAACAAATAAAAGCATATACGCCGGCCCAGTTGAACGGTACGTATCATAGCAACACCAGTGAGAAAGGATACAACGAAATCCTGACATTGACATCTGAAAACGACAGTATTTACTCAGTAAAAATTTCATTTACGGGTGCTGCGAAAGGGTGTACGTTTGAAGGAAAAGGAAAGTTAGTGAATAATCAGATTGATGTTGATTTAAAAACCATCAATAAAGATTTAAAAGGGACGATAACTATTTTATTTAAGGAAAATACAGCTGAAGTATTTACTTCCAAATTTGAAGATAGATTCGCATTAAATTACTTTTGTGGTGGCGGTGCAAGTTTAGCCGGAGATTATCATAAGAAATAG